Proteins co-encoded in one Gracilimonas sp. genomic window:
- a CDS encoding SLC13 family permease: protein MFGISLEIWFVYSLIVLAVFLFVNKRISFDVTSLILLATLVVSGILTPAEGLSGFSNTATVTIACMFILSEGLRRTGALNIVGDWFFKLSQLNYRMAIFIIMMTIGVISAFINNTAAVAIFIPVIIGLSKDLGESASKLLMPMSFAAMFGGVCTLIGTSTNLLVDSIATENGLAGFGMFEFAPVGIIFFAAGFLYLFTMGINLIPERRKDQELTDTFEMQSYLTDVILNAQSPFVDTPLKNTKLIQDLDLDIVEVFDKDGTSKTDRESITLEAEDVLRIRGSVKEINKLLNREDVLIKPSEHWEDKDFEMGNAQLIEAVIAPESSYDGMPLRDIEFYKLYEAQVLAIRQKGKVQQDKLSDIRLQSGTSVLLYAKKERVNDIKTAEEFVLATEIDIPDLNQSKIPVAIAIILGVVGTAALGLLPIVASAICGVILMILTGCLTNEEAYQSINWKVIFLLGGVLPLGVAMQKTGAAQLLADTVITNLEAFGPTAVLSAFFFLSMMLTNLISNQATAALLAPIAIEASTSIGVNAEPLLVAVTMAASLSFMSPIGYQTNTMIFGPGQYQFMDFVKVGTPLNLLFWIIGTFAIPLFWSF from the coding sequence ATGTTCGGAATTTCACTTGAAATTTGGTTCGTTTACAGCCTCATTGTTTTAGCTGTATTCCTTTTTGTGAATAAGCGGATTTCGTTTGATGTAACTTCCCTTATTCTTCTTGCTACATTGGTTGTATCCGGCATTCTAACCCCAGCTGAGGGGCTGTCCGGATTCAGCAACACGGCTACGGTTACCATTGCCTGTATGTTTATTCTCAGCGAAGGACTCAGGCGTACCGGAGCCCTTAATATTGTTGGTGACTGGTTTTTTAAGCTTAGTCAACTCAATTACCGCATGGCCATTTTCATAATAATGATGACCATCGGAGTTATATCTGCCTTCATTAATAATACGGCAGCAGTAGCTATTTTTATTCCGGTGATTATCGGGCTTTCCAAAGACCTGGGGGAAAGTGCTTCAAAATTATTGATGCCTATGTCTTTTGCAGCGATGTTCGGCGGTGTTTGTACACTCATCGGTACCTCCACAAACCTACTGGTAGATTCCATAGCCACCGAAAACGGGCTGGCCGGTTTTGGAATGTTTGAATTTGCCCCGGTCGGCATCATCTTTTTTGCAGCCGGATTTCTGTATCTGTTCACCATGGGAATCAACCTGATTCCTGAGCGGCGCAAAGACCAGGAGCTGACCGATACCTTCGAAATGCAGAGTTACCTTACTGACGTTATCCTGAATGCCCAGTCCCCTTTTGTGGATACTCCTCTAAAGAATACCAAGCTTATCCAGGACCTGGACCTCGATATCGTTGAAGTTTTTGATAAAGATGGAACCTCTAAAACAGACCGTGAAAGTATTACCCTGGAAGCTGAAGATGTGCTGAGAATTCGCGGAAGCGTAAAGGAGATTAATAAGCTGTTGAATCGTGAGGATGTGCTCATAAAACCTTCCGAGCACTGGGAAGATAAAGATTTTGAGATGGGTAATGCGCAGCTGATTGAGGCGGTAATTGCCCCGGAATCTTCTTATGACGGAATGCCCTTGCGTGATATTGAATTCTATAAGTTATATGAAGCCCAGGTTCTTGCAATCCGGCAAAAAGGAAAAGTTCAGCAGGATAAACTATCCGATATTCGCTTGCAAAGCGGAACTTCTGTTTTGCTTTATGCTAAAAAGGAACGGGTGAATGACATTAAAACGGCAGAAGAATTCGTACTTGCAACCGAAATTGACATTCCGGATTTAAACCAATCCAAAATTCCTGTAGCTATTGCCATTATTCTTGGAGTTGTTGGGACCGCTGCTTTGGGTTTGCTGCCCATCGTAGCAAGTGCAATTTGCGGAGTGATCCTGATGATATTGACGGGCTGCCTGACCAACGAAGAGGCCTATCAAAGCATCAACTGGAAAGTAATCTTTCTTCTGGGCGGGGTTCTGCCCCTTGGAGTGGCCATGCAAAAGACCGGTGCCGCACAGCTATTGGCAGATACCGTAATCACAAACCTTGAGGCTTTTGGTCCAACAGCTGTTCTTTCCGCTTTTTTCTTTCTCTCCATGATGCTCACCAACCTGATTTCCAACCAGGCTACAGCCGCACTGCTCGCCCCCATAGCCATTGAAGCCTCCACCAGCATTGGCGTGAATGCAGAACCTCTGTTGGTGGCTGTGACCATGGCTGCTTCGCTTAGTTTTATGTCGCCCATTGGTTACCAAACCAATACCATGATTTTTGGCCCGGGGCAGTATCAATTCATGGACTTTGTAAAAGTCGGAACCCCGCTTAACCTCTTGTTCTGGATTATCGGTACCTTTGCTATCCCGTTATTTTGGTCGTTTTAA
- a CDS encoding TCR/Tet family MFS transporter, whose translation MKQKRSAALIFIFITVLVDVIGLGIIIPVMPALIMELTGGGLSEASLYAGWITFTYAATQFLFAPVIGGLSDRFGRRPVLLFSLLGFGLDYILLGFAPTIVWLFIGRFLSGITGASYTTASAYIADISPPERRSQDFGLIGAAFGLGFIIGPSVGGILGEYGARIPFFAAAGLVLVNMMYGYFVLPESLSKENRRPFDWTRANPFGALKQVKKYPKIASLVGVFFLVYVANHATQSTWTYFTMEKFSWSEMRVGLSLGVVGLSVVAVQGGLIKVAIPKLGNNRTVYFGLMMYVLGFLGFAFANQGWMMFAVIVPFCVGGLATPALQGIISNEVPQNAQGELQGALTSLISFSAIFGPPMMTNLFGYFTSDIAPFYFPGAPFFLGAVLVTVAILWATKSLGIKEKIVVYGDD comes from the coding sequence ATGAAACAAAAGAGAAGCGCAGCGCTCATCTTCATTTTTATTACGGTATTGGTGGATGTAATCGGCCTGGGCATCATCATACCGGTAATGCCGGCTCTCATAATGGAGCTTACAGGCGGTGGATTAAGTGAAGCTTCGCTATATGCCGGCTGGATTACCTTTACTTATGCGGCAACTCAATTTCTGTTTGCCCCTGTAATTGGCGGGCTCAGCGACCGGTTCGGCAGAAGGCCGGTTCTGTTATTCTCATTGTTGGGTTTTGGATTGGACTATATCCTGCTCGGTTTTGCGCCCACCATCGTTTGGTTGTTCATTGGGCGGTTTCTGTCCGGGATTACCGGAGCGAGCTATACCACAGCCAGTGCATACATTGCGGATATCAGTCCGCCCGAAAGACGGTCACAAGACTTTGGTCTGATCGGCGCCGCTTTTGGCTTAGGATTTATAATCGGGCCATCTGTGGGGGGTATTTTAGGCGAATACGGAGCAAGAATTCCGTTTTTTGCTGCAGCAGGACTGGTGTTAGTAAACATGATGTACGGCTATTTTGTACTTCCTGAATCTCTTTCTAAAGAAAACCGGCGACCATTTGACTGGACAAGGGCCAATCCGTTCGGTGCGCTCAAGCAAGTAAAGAAGTATCCCAAAATTGCGAGCCTGGTCGGAGTTTTCTTTTTGGTTTATGTAGCCAATCACGCCACACAAAGTACGTGGACCTATTTTACGATGGAGAAATTCAGCTGGAGCGAAATGAGGGTGGGACTTTCTCTGGGAGTAGTGGGTTTATCAGTTGTGGCTGTACAGGGAGGATTGATCAAAGTGGCTATTCCCAAACTTGGCAACAACCGGACGGTTTATTTTGGGTTGATGATGTACGTGCTTGGTTTTCTCGGCTTTGCCTTTGCCAATCAGGGGTGGATGATGTTTGCGGTGATTGTTCCGTTCTGCGTAGGCGGATTAGCTACACCGGCTTTGCAGGGCATTATTTCTAATGAAGTCCCGCAAAATGCTCAGGGTGAATTACAGGGTGCGTTAACCAGTCTCATTAGCTTTTCGGCTATCTTTGGTCCGCCTATGATGACGAATCTGTTTGGGTATTTTACTTCAGATATAGCTCCGTTTTACTTTCCGGGGGCACCTTTCTTTCTTGGAGCGGTTTTGGTGACTGTAGCTATTCTTTGGGCTACAAAGTCGTTAGGTATTAAAGAAAAGATAGTGGTGTACGGGGATGACTAA
- a CDS encoding acetate kinase, producing the protein MKTLVINCGSSSIKYQLINTENKECLCKGLVERIGAVTSIIKQEFKDEKPLKKSMVIENHAAALKKIMELLIEADNDYLQSLDEIEAVGHRVVHGGETFKDSVLIDEDVEEAIQQAFDIAPLHNPPNLEGIRAAKKHLPNVPHVAVFDTAFHHSIPQHAYLYGIPNRLYRRYKIRKYGFHGTSHYYVSRQYHKISGKPKKGSKVITCHLGNGCSVTAIKDGNSYDTSMGFSPLEGLVMGTRSGDIDPSILFYLIEKEELSLANVHALLNKHSGLLGLSGYAADMRDLLDEAESGDRRSNEAIDVFCYRVKKYIGSYIAALNGVDAIIFTGGIGENAAPIREKILDDMQYAGIEIDGEKNGNLNGDTKISSDTSKVDVHVIPTNEELVIAIDSAKIATASKQTPWA; encoded by the coding sequence ATGAAGACCCTTGTAATAAACTGCGGCAGCTCATCCATAAAGTATCAGCTCATTAACACAGAGAATAAAGAATGTCTTTGTAAGGGGTTGGTAGAACGAATTGGTGCCGTTACCTCCATTATCAAGCAAGAGTTCAAGGACGAAAAGCCGCTCAAAAAATCCATGGTGATTGAGAACCATGCGGCTGCGCTCAAGAAGATTATGGAACTGTTGATTGAAGCAGATAACGATTACCTGCAATCGCTTGATGAAATTGAGGCTGTAGGCCACAGGGTTGTGCACGGAGGAGAAACGTTCAAGGATTCTGTGCTTATTGATGAAGACGTGGAAGAGGCCATCCAACAGGCTTTTGACATCGCTCCATTGCACAATCCTCCAAACCTGGAAGGGATTCGTGCTGCCAAGAAACACCTGCCAAATGTGCCGCATGTTGCTGTGTTTGATACGGCTTTTCATCACTCTATACCGCAGCACGCTTATCTATATGGAATCCCAAACCGGCTATACCGGCGGTATAAGATCAGGAAGTACGGCTTTCACGGAACCTCTCACTATTATGTGAGCCGTCAGTATCACAAAATTTCAGGTAAACCAAAGAAGGGTTCTAAAGTTATTACCTGTCATTTGGGAAATGGGTGCTCGGTCACAGCCATAAAAGACGGAAATTCATATGACACGAGCATGGGATTCTCACCGCTTGAAGGGCTGGTAATGGGAACCCGAAGCGGAGACATCGATCCCTCTATCTTGTTCTACCTCATAGAGAAAGAGGAATTATCTCTTGCAAATGTTCACGCATTGCTAAATAAACATAGTGGACTTTTAGGGCTCAGCGGATATGCAGCCGACATGCGGGATTTACTGGATGAGGCTGAAAGCGGTGACCGAAGAAGTAACGAAGCCATTGATGTATTTTGTTATCGGGTTAAAAAATATATCGGTTCGTATATTGCGGCACTGAATGGGGTGGATGCCATTATTTTTACCGGGGGAATTGGTGAGAATGCAGCCCCGATTCGAGAAAAAATATTGGACGATATGCAGTATGCCGGCATCGAAATTGACGGTGAAAAGAATGGAAATCTGAATGGTGATACCAAGATCAGTTCGGATACTTCCAAGGTTGATGTTCACGTTATTCCAACAAACGAAGAACTTGTGATAGCCATAGACTCGGCTAAAATTGCCACGGCTTCAAAACAAACTCCATGGGCATAA
- the greA gene encoding transcription elongation factor GreA: MSKVQYLTQEGYDKLEAELKDLKTRGRREIAEEIAEARAKGDLSENAEYDAAKEAQGHMEDRITKLEDALANARVLDKSELDLSKVRVLTTVTILNKKMGKEMKYTLVSPNEADFAAGKISVDSPIGQALMGREIGETVEVEVPAGKLELEVKNIEI, encoded by the coding sequence ATGAGCAAAGTTCAATACCTCACACAAGAAGGTTACGACAAATTGGAAGCGGAACTGAAAGATCTTAAAACCCGCGGACGACGAGAGATTGCAGAAGAGATAGCAGAAGCCCGGGCTAAAGGGGATTTGAGTGAGAATGCAGAGTATGATGCCGCTAAAGAGGCACAGGGGCACATGGAAGACCGTATCACCAAGCTTGAGGATGCTCTTGCAAACGCCCGGGTATTGGATAAAAGTGAGCTTGATCTTTCCAAAGTGAGGGTGCTTACAACCGTTACCATCCTGAATAAGAAAATGGGCAAGGAGATGAAGTACACACTCGTTTCTCCTAATGAAGCTGATTTTGCAGCCGGTAAAATTTCAGTTGACTCTCCGATAGGACAGGCTTTAATGGGGCGTGAGATTGGTGAAACGGTAGAAGTAGAAGTGCCTGCCGGTAAGCTCGAACTGGAAGTGAAAAATATCGAAATCTGA
- a CDS encoding NUDIX domain-containing protein, whose product MKKLIDVYPYKIKGGQPLFLIFKRSSEKIYGNQWRMVGGKVKEGETSWEGALRELKEETGLSPVKFWTIPSVNQFYEAKSDSVHAIPAFAAELSGNKEIKLDDEHSEYKWVSIEGVEPYISWPEQRRLMKMMHDILTDQFLQILPEWIIDIS is encoded by the coding sequence ATGAAAAAGCTCATTGATGTGTATCCGTATAAGATAAAGGGAGGGCAACCTCTTTTCCTGATCTTTAAGCGGTCTTCCGAAAAAATCTACGGAAATCAATGGCGCATGGTAGGCGGTAAGGTGAAAGAGGGGGAAACAAGCTGGGAGGGAGCCCTTCGCGAACTCAAGGAAGAGACCGGGCTTTCTCCGGTGAAATTCTGGACCATACCTTCAGTAAACCAGTTTTATGAGGCTAAATCAGATTCTGTACATGCCATACCGGCTTTTGCAGCTGAGCTGAGTGGAAACAAAGAAATTAAGCTTGATGACGAACATTCTGAATATAAATGGGTTAGTATTGAAGGTGTGGAGCCTTACATAAGCTGGCCGGAACAGCGCAGACTCATGAAGATGATGCACGACATTTTAACTGATCAATTCCTTCAAATACTTCCAGAGTGGATAATAGATATTTCTTAA
- a CDS encoding SH3 domain-containing protein, with amino-acid sequence MGINKPFILFIALISALLFQGCSSTSWVVVDDQALDINDYELISSRYYLESTNGITPNQPLIHFDLKSINTYEYAERVKTERYIQRYRPRIGYVLLGAAGAGLSYYAAFSDQLLDRPTDEQRYALMGAGTLLTGLSFLNMKPVGEPTKTGEGRLLRQTGTATEIDTTNARPYNTDNPGMRISYNNRVLVENVEWDFNGGRISINLAEEIDAGIFGENPAHNLVVEAFYDSLSQRKEVPVPSVFEQFVVVDVQITALRNEPESNPGNILTDLAEGSQLKLVSEEGDWYKVLYGISETWVSANDVRMIWRPSEFASDLSVIAIPNVPFGSVDVERNIPVLGRSSLNSGAFILSNNQYEGELSERIYGQRDTKLMEEYFIQGFGVRSTRVIKAMNATSDLMVERAYSRLAATLSDSRHNLNVYINGYAEIRDGLVYLLGSELNDDGEFQLIDLQKLFRAFNNLDLNSIKVFADLDILNDDGSTQALEDLASIITERNFASAVFFASRPDQRSGIFSSTNGEQNRHSIFTYYLAEAIKQRNMSMNAIYGHLERNVPFTSRSLYERPQNPLFFGNRELELLN; translated from the coding sequence ATGGGCATAAATAAACCTTTTATTCTTTTTATAGCCTTGATTTCAGCGTTGCTGTTTCAGGGTTGTTCCAGTACCAGCTGGGTAGTGGTAGATGATCAGGCTTTGGATATAAATGATTATGAGTTGATCTCGTCCCGGTACTACCTGGAAAGCACCAACGGGATCACCCCAAACCAGCCGCTCATTCATTTTGACCTGAAATCGATTAACACCTATGAGTATGCGGAAAGGGTTAAAACGGAGCGCTACATTCAGCGGTACAGGCCAAGGATTGGATATGTTTTGTTGGGTGCTGCCGGAGCCGGGCTTTCGTATTATGCAGCTTTTTCTGACCAACTGCTGGATCGACCAACCGATGAACAGCGGTACGCCCTTATGGGAGCCGGGACGTTACTAACCGGCTTGTCTTTTTTGAATATGAAACCGGTTGGTGAACCGACAAAGACAGGGGAGGGCCGGCTTTTACGACAAACCGGAACTGCTACTGAAATTGATACCACCAATGCCCGACCCTACAACACCGACAATCCGGGCATGCGAATATCGTACAATAACCGGGTGTTGGTTGAGAATGTAGAATGGGATTTTAACGGTGGTCGGATTTCCATAAATCTTGCCGAAGAAATAGATGCCGGGATATTTGGGGAAAACCCTGCCCACAACCTTGTAGTTGAGGCCTTTTATGATTCTCTTTCTCAAAGAAAAGAAGTCCCTGTTCCGTCTGTATTTGAACAGTTTGTGGTGGTGGATGTTCAGATAACCGCCCTCAGAAATGAACCGGAATCGAATCCGGGAAATATTTTGACCGACCTTGCCGAAGGCAGTCAGCTTAAACTGGTATCTGAAGAAGGAGATTGGTACAAAGTGTTGTATGGTATTTCCGAGACCTGGGTATCTGCCAACGATGTACGCATGATTTGGCGTCCTTCTGAATTCGCATCCGATCTTTCGGTGATAGCCATCCCTAATGTTCCTTTTGGTTCAGTTGATGTGGAGCGGAACATTCCGGTATTGGGGAGAAGCTCTCTCAACTCCGGGGCTTTTATATTATCCAATAACCAGTACGAGGGGGAGCTGTCGGAACGTATCTATGGACAGCGTGATACCAAGTTGATGGAAGAGTATTTCATACAGGGATTTGGGGTTCGCAGTACCCGGGTAATAAAAGCTATGAACGCCACCAGTGATCTTATGGTCGAAAGAGCCTATTCCCGGCTGGCAGCCACCCTGAGTGATAGCCGCCACAACCTAAATGTATATATAAATGGATATGCTGAAATCAGGGACGGACTGGTCTATCTTTTGGGAAGTGAATTAAATGATGACGGTGAATTTCAGCTGATAGATCTTCAAAAACTGTTTCGGGCATTTAATAATCTGGATCTGAATTCTATAAAGGTTTTTGCCGACCTGGATATTCTTAACGATGACGGTTCAACACAGGCTCTTGAAGACCTGGCTTCCATCATAACAGAGCGTAATTTTGCATCCGCAGTATTTTTTGCATCCCGCCCCGATCAGCGTTCCGGTATTTTTTCTTCTACCAATGGAGAACAAAACCGCCACAGTATATTTACCTACTACCTGGCTGAGGCAATTAAGCAGCGAAATATGTCGATGAATGCCATTTATGGACATCTTGAGCGGAATGTGCCTTTTACCTCACGAAGCTTGTACGAGCGGCCTCAGAATCCATTGTTTTTTGGGAACAGAGAGCTTGAGCTTCTGAACTGA
- the sulP gene encoding sulfate permease, whose protein sequence is MKKLLTKYLPILEVLSNYDISKLKNDIVAGATVGVVLIPQGMAYAVIAGVPPIYGLYAGLLPLFIYPLFGTSRHISIGPVAIDMLILAAGLGILAGDDLTQKAILAVMIAVLTGILQVLMGVFKLGFAFNLFSRPVISGFTIAAPIIIIASQMGTLLNIDIPNTQYIHEIFYHLSGHLDQVHTPSLALSIAFICFLAGMKRFYSHLPESVILVVLTILVVSFVNIADFGISQIGDIPSGLPDFALHNTSYEEIKSLLPNALTLSLVQFMTVASLSKSFARKHGYTVNPNQELIAIGSSNIVGGLFQSLPVSSSFSRSAIAEQAGAKTSINNIFAGILILLTLLFLTSLFEVLPEPLLGAIIVVSVSSLIDIKELRFLINTKRRDAVVAFITFASVLVIGIQEGIIIGIIASVLALLIKMSKPTVAELGLIPGTRDFKNISRFDNAKKIPGVLILRIDASFSFVNAEFFKNYILEESMNRNTSPKYVIIDGSTIGDLDVSAMDTLMMIIETLNKYGIELYLSGLIGPVRDVIRRSEIGAFVKSDRIYSTVHEAVKAALRKQDHSDEGSRLSDYSDHSA, encoded by the coding sequence ATGAAGAAATTGCTTACAAAATACTTACCCATTCTCGAGGTACTCAGCAACTACGATATCAGCAAGCTGAAAAACGATATTGTGGCCGGAGCTACCGTAGGTGTTGTATTGATTCCTCAGGGCATGGCTTATGCAGTTATCGCCGGTGTGCCCCCAATTTATGGACTATATGCCGGGCTGCTACCGCTTTTCATTTATCCGCTTTTCGGGACCTCCCGACATATTTCAATCGGACCGGTAGCCATCGACATGCTTATTCTGGCAGCAGGTTTAGGCATTCTTGCCGGAGATGATCTCACTCAAAAGGCAATTCTCGCCGTTATGATTGCCGTGCTGACCGGGATATTACAGGTTTTGATGGGGGTATTTAAGCTTGGCTTTGCCTTCAACCTGTTTTCGAGGCCGGTCATATCCGGGTTCACCATAGCAGCCCCCATTATCATCATTGCCAGCCAGATGGGAACGCTCCTAAATATTGACATTCCAAACACCCAGTATATTCATGAGATTTTTTATCACCTGTCCGGTCATTTAGACCAGGTTCATACTCCATCTTTGGCTCTGTCTATTGCGTTTATTTGTTTTTTAGCGGGGATGAAAAGGTTCTACTCCCATCTGCCGGAGTCAGTGATTCTGGTGGTGCTTACCATACTGGTTGTTTCTTTTGTAAACATTGCTGATTTCGGTATTTCTCAAATTGGAGATATCCCTTCCGGACTTCCTGATTTTGCTCTTCACAACACCAGTTATGAGGAGATAAAATCACTGTTGCCCAATGCTTTAACGCTTTCACTTGTTCAGTTTATGACCGTAGCATCTCTATCAAAATCATTTGCCCGAAAGCACGGCTATACCGTAAACCCCAATCAGGAACTCATCGCGATCGGAAGCAGTAATATCGTGGGGGGATTGTTTCAATCGTTGCCGGTTTCTTCCAGTTTTTCCCGGTCAGCCATCGCCGAACAGGCCGGAGCTAAAACTTCCATCAATAATATTTTTGCAGGAATACTCATTTTGCTAACCCTCCTGTTTTTAACCTCTCTTTTTGAGGTGCTCCCCGAACCTTTGCTTGGGGCCATTATCGTGGTATCAGTGAGCAGCTTGATTGACATTAAAGAACTGCGGTTCCTGATTAATACCAAGCGCAGAGACGCAGTGGTAGCTTTTATTACCTTTGCCAGCGTATTGGTTATTGGGATTCAGGAAGGCATTATTATTGGCATTATTGCTTCGGTACTGGCTCTACTCATCAAAATGAGCAAGCCTACGGTTGCAGAGCTCGGATTAATTCCCGGCACCCGCGATTTTAAAAACATCTCACGTTTCGATAACGCCAAAAAGATTCCGGGCGTCCTCATTCTCCGTATCGATGCTTCTTTTTCATTTGTGAATGCCGAATTCTTCAAGAATTACATTCTGGAAGAAAGCATGAACCGAAACACCTCTCCCAAATATGTGATTATAGATGGCAGCACCATAGGAGATCTGGATGTTTCAGCTATGGATACGCTGATGATGATCATCGAAACACTCAACAAATATGGCATAGAGCTGTATTTATCAGGATTAATCGGACCGGTGAGAGATGTAATACGCCGGTCAGAAATAGGTGCGTTTGTGAAAAGTGACCGAATTTACAGCACCGTCCACGAAGCCGTTAAAGCTGCCCTCAGAAAGCAGGATCACAGTGATGAGGGTTCAAGACTATCCGATTATTCCGACCACAGCGCATGA
- the pta gene encoding phosphate acetyltransferase, with translation MDIIEDIRSRSESSLRTIVFPRSSDQRVIKAAEYLQKNKLAKPILIQNEGAGILESLNFIDPVSDENLKKYARAFYERRKHKGITEAEAIDVIKDPLFFAAAMVAAGDADGCVAGSVSTTGDVLRAAIQTIGLKPGSNVVSSVFLMSFDDGRVFTYGDCAVVPYPNAEQLATIAMDSAQTHKKVTGHDPRVSMLSFSTKGSAQHERIDLVREALEIVKSHNLDFPIDGELQFDASIIPEIAKRKAPDSEVAGKANVFIFPNLDAGNISYKITERLAGATATGPIIQGLAKPMMDLSRGCSWEDIVNTACVCSLMGSN, from the coding sequence ATGGACATAATCGAAGACATACGCAGTCGATCTGAATCATCATTGAGAACAATCGTTTTCCCCCGTTCTTCGGACCAGCGAGTCATAAAAGCGGCGGAATACCTGCAGAAAAATAAACTCGCAAAACCGATTCTGATTCAAAACGAGGGAGCCGGGATTCTGGAAAGCCTTAATTTCATAGATCCTGTTTCGGATGAAAATCTAAAAAAATATGCCCGAGCGTTTTATGAACGAAGAAAGCATAAAGGCATAACGGAAGCAGAAGCTATTGATGTGATCAAGGATCCGCTGTTTTTTGCTGCGGCCATGGTTGCGGCCGGTGATGCGGATGGATGCGTTGCCGGTTCGGTATCCACAACGGGAGATGTATTGCGGGCAGCTATACAAACCATAGGTCTCAAGCCGGGCTCCAACGTGGTATCCAGTGTTTTCTTGATGAGCTTTGATGATGGAAGGGTGTTTACCTACGGAGATTGTGCCGTAGTCCCTTATCCGAATGCGGAACAGTTGGCCACTATTGCAATGGATTCGGCTCAAACTCACAAAAAAGTAACCGGTCACGATCCGCGGGTGTCCATGCTTTCCTTTTCAACAAAGGGCAGTGCCCAGCATGAGCGCATTGACCTGGTTCGGGAAGCTCTGGAAATCGTGAAGTCTCACAATCTCGATTTTCCCATAGATGGTGAACTGCAATTTGACGCTTCCATCATCCCAGAAATCGCCAAACGTAAAGCTCCCGACTCTGAAGTAGCCGGAAAAGCGAATGTGTTCATCTTCCCAAACCTGGATGCCGGGAATATTTCCTATAAAATCACCGAACGATTGGCCGGGGCCACCGCTACAGGTCCCATCATTCAGGGACTGGCAAAACCCATGATGGATTTATCGAGAGGTTGCTCCTGGGAAGATATCGTAAACACCGCTTGTGTTTGCTCTTTGATGGGCAGTAATTAA